A stretch of DNA from Methylomicrobium lacus LW14:
GTTAGCGGCAAAATCCCGATGGTTAGCGATTAAAGAACTTCACGCATATCTCTTGACCCTCCCGGCAACCCCATCCTTATCTTCCTTCGACAGGAAGAAATTCGCTGCATCAACGAGATTCCTGGTAGTGCGCCTTATAATAAAAGCCTTGCCGCATCAATCAAGAACTCGAATGAAAGCCCTCCAATCTCTGTATGACGTGCCGAAGAGTAACATCCTGGCCTTACTGCTGATATTACTGATAGGTAATGCAGGCCTCGCTGCCGCCGAGTCCCCATCGAAGGCATCTGTAACCCAGGCTTCTTCCGATACGATTCAGGCGGCCATCGATATCGAAGCCTTCGTGCGCACAGGCTGCCCGCATTGCGAGAAGGCCGAAGCCTTCCTGTCCGTCTTGTCTGCCGAGCGCCCGGAGGTGCGGTTATCGATACGCGATGTCGGCCAGGACGCCCTCGCACTTGAACGCTTGCGGCAACTATCAAACGCTGAGGGTCTCAAGCAATTAAGCGTGCCGGCCTTTTATATCAATGGACAGTTGATCGTCGGCTTTGCGGAAGAGGCTGACACAGGACGGCGGATCAGGGCTGCGCTGGCTCAGGCTCAGCAGACCCCAAAAGCCTCCCCATCCGCCCCGGATAGCTGTAGCGCCGATCAAAGCCTAAGTTGCGAAGGAGAGACCACCGCTCCTTCGGAGCCGGAAAGTTTCGAAGTCTCGCTGTTCGGCCATACCCTGTCGCTCGAACAGATCGGCCTGCCGCTGTTTACGCTGGCGATGGGCCTGCTCGACGGATTGAACCCCTGTTCGATGTGGGTATTGATCCTGATGATCTCGCTGTTGGCGCCGATGCAAAACCGCTGGCGCATGCTCGCGGTTGCAGGGACCTTTATCGCGGTGGAAGGAGTCGCCTATCTGGCCTTCATGGCGGCCTGGCTGAACCTGTTTCTGCTCGTCGGGCTATCACGCAGCTCGGAAACCCTCATCGCGGCCATGGCGATAGCCGCCGGCACAATTCATATCAAGGACTTCCTGGCCTACGGACGCGGGATTTCTCTGTCGATACCGCAAAGATCAAAACCCGGCATCTATACGCAAATCCGCCATATCCTGCAAGCCGAAAATCTGCTCGGCGCGATGCTCGGCGCCGTGGTTCTGGCCGTCCTGGTGCAGATCGTCGAGTTTCTCTGCACCTCGGGTTTTCCGGCGCTTTATACCCGCATCCTGACCTTGCAGCACCTGGACGGTTTGAGTTACTACGGCTACCTGCTGCTGTACAACGCGGCCTATATGTTTGACGATGCGGTCGTGCTCGGCATCGGCATATTCACGCTCAGCCAACGGCGGCTTCAGGAAAACGAAGGCCGCTGGCTCAAGCTGGTCAGCGGCATCGTCATGGTCGGTCTGGGCCTCTATTTATTGGCGATACGTCCGGGTTGACCCATCATCAGCGCCCCCGAAAAAGCCTATCTTTCTCCAATAGCATTTCAGCCTTTACCCTCCGCGCATACAAGGCATCCTGATCGGGCCTGCCCTCAACCTTGCCTCAGCAGGCACAGAACCGCCCTGCGGTTCTCATCTTATTATTTGATATACATACCCAATAATATCGTTTCAATTTATAGGTCATCCCGATTAACCTTAGCTCAAGGTTATGAGCTGACCCCCGCCAGAAACAACTTAAAAATATTCATTCAATCATTAGGAAACAAGATGCCGCATTGGTTTGAAGATAACGCCAAGTCTATTGGCCACACGCCTCTGGTAAAGCTGAATCGAATTAGCGTTTACGCTAACGCGACCATTCTCGCCAAAATCGAAGGGCGCAATCCCGCCTATTCCGTTAAATGCCGCATCGGCGCCGCGATGGTTGAGGATGCCGAAAAACGCGGGCTTTTGGGGCCCGGCAAGGAGCTGATTGAACCGACCAGCGGCAACACCGGCATTGCCTTGGCTTTTGTTGCGGCCGCCAAAGGCATCCCGCTGACGCTAACGATGCCGGAAAGCATGAGCCTGGAGCGCAGAAAACTATTGATCGCCTACGGCGCGAAACTGGTGCTGACCGAGGCGGCGCGCGGCATGAGCGGCGCGATCGCCAAGGCCGAAGAAATCGCCGCTTCCGACCCTAATCGCTACGTCTTGCTGCAACAGTTTAAAAACCCCGCGAATCCTGCGATTCATGAACAAACCACGGGGCCTGAAATTTGGCACGACACAGACGGTAAAATCGACATCTTTGTTGCCGGCGTCGGAACCGGCGGCACCATCACCGGCGTTTCACGCTATATCAAACAGACCCAGGGCAAGCCGATACTTTCTGTCGCGGTCGAACCCGCCGCCAGCCCGGTACTCACGCAACGGCTTGCCGGCGAGGAGCTGAAGCCGGGACCACACAAAATACAGGGCATTGGGGCGGGATTCGTGCCCGACGTGCTGGATTTATCGCTGATTGACGAAATCGGACAAGTGACCAATGAAGAGGCGATTGACTATGCGCGGCGATTGGCAAGAGAAGAAGGCATCCTCTCCGGAATATCAAGTGGTGCTGCAGTGGCGGTGGCGGTTCGTCAAGCCAAGCAGCCCCAAAATCAAGGTAAAACGATTGTGGTGGTGTTGCCGGATTCGGGTGAACGCTATTTGAGTTCGGTCTTGTTTGAAGGACTGTTCGATCAAAACGGACTGCCGACACCGCAGCAGTAACGCGCTTAGCCGAATCGCGCCGGGACCCTCATTAAACATACATAGTAAAAAAAACCAGATGACACAGAATTTCCCTCTCTTCAAGATCAAAACTTATAACACGCTATCCCGCACCGGCCTGGAAAAATTTCCATCCGGACGCTTTGAAATCGGGCCGGGAGTCGATCGCCCCGATGCGATCCTGCTACGCTCTCACGATTTGCATGATGTCGTCATTCCCGAAACGGTCAAAGCAGTGGGCCGAGCCGGCACCGGCGTTAACAATATTCCTGTTTCCGAATACTCCAAGCGCGGCATTCCCGTATTCAATGCGCCGGGCGCCAATGCGAATGCGGTGACTGAATTGGTCATCGCGGGCCTGTTGTTGGCGGCGCGCAATATTCCCGATGCCTGGCATTTCACCAAAAATCTCGAAGGCGACGGGGACGAACTTGAATCGCTGGTCGAACAAGGCAAGAAACGCTTCTCCGGCTTTGAGCTGGCCGGCAAGACCTTGGGAGTCGTGGGACTGGGCGCCATCGGCGTCAAAGTCAGCAATGCCGCGGCAGCGCTCGGCTTGAAAGTCATCGGCTTCGATCCGCAATTAACGGTCGAAAGCGCCTGGCAGTTATCGTCGGATGCGATTGCCGCCGGCAGCCTGGACGAACTGTTGGCGCGCGCCGATTTCGTAACCCTGCACGTGCCGCTGAACGATCATACCCGTCATTTGATCAACGCGGCGCGCCTCGCCAAGATAAAGCCGAAAGCGACTTTATTGAATTTCTCCCGTGCCGCCATCGTCGATGAAAGCGCCGTTTTGGCCGCGCTGGAATCCGGCACGCTTCATGCTTATGTTTCGGATTTTCCTTCGCGGGCCTTGTTGAATCACCCGCGCACGATCGTTTTACCGCATCTCGGCGCTTCCACCGCCGAAGCCGAGGACAACTGCGCGGCGATGGTTTCGGAACAGGTGCGCGATTTCCTGGAGAACGGCAACATTCGCCGTTCGGTGAATTTTCCTGACGTTCACCTGCCCCGCACCGAAGGCTTGCGGCTGGCGATCGCCAACGAAAACGTACCCGGTATGGTCAGCCAGATTACCGGCATTCTGGCCGAGCACAAGATCAATATCGTTGACTTCTTGAACAAGTCCCGCGGCGATTACGCCTATTCGCTGATCGATATCAACGATCACATTCCGCCTCCCCTGCTTGCCCGAATCGGTTCGATCCAAG
This window harbors:
- a CDS encoding glutaredoxin family protein; this translates as MKALQSLYDVPKSNILALLLILLIGNAGLAAAESPSKASVTQASSDTIQAAIDIEAFVRTGCPHCEKAEAFLSVLSAERPEVRLSIRDVGQDALALERLRQLSNAEGLKQLSVPAFYINGQLIVGFAEEADTGRRIRAALAQAQQTPKASPSAPDSCSADQSLSCEGETTAPSEPESFEVSLFGHTLSLEQIGLPLFTLAMGLLDGLNPCSMWVLILMISLLAPMQNRWRMLAVAGTFIAVEGVAYLAFMAAWLNLFLLVGLSRSSETLIAAMAIAAGTIHIKDFLAYGRGISLSIPQRSKPGIYTQIRHILQAENLLGAMLGAVVLAVLVQIVEFLCTSGFPALYTRILTLQHLDGLSYYGYLLLYNAAYMFDDAVVLGIGIFTLSQRRLQENEGRWLKLVSGIVMVGLGLYLLAIRPG
- the cysK gene encoding cysteine synthase A, whose translation is MPHWFEDNAKSIGHTPLVKLNRISVYANATILAKIEGRNPAYSVKCRIGAAMVEDAEKRGLLGPGKELIEPTSGNTGIALAFVAAAKGIPLTLTMPESMSLERRKLLIAYGAKLVLTEAARGMSGAIAKAEEIAASDPNRYVLLQQFKNPANPAIHEQTTGPEIWHDTDGKIDIFVAGVGTGGTITGVSRYIKQTQGKPILSVAVEPAASPVLTQRLAGEELKPGPHKIQGIGAGFVPDVLDLSLIDEIGQVTNEEAIDYARRLAREEGILSGISSGAAVAVAVRQAKQPQNQGKTIVVVLPDSGERYLSSVLFEGLFDQNGLPTPQQ
- a CDS encoding phosphoglycerate dehydrogenase produces the protein MTQNFPLFKIKTYNTLSRTGLEKFPSGRFEIGPGVDRPDAILLRSHDLHDVVIPETVKAVGRAGTGVNNIPVSEYSKRGIPVFNAPGANANAVTELVIAGLLLAARNIPDAWHFTKNLEGDGDELESLVEQGKKRFSGFELAGKTLGVVGLGAIGVKVSNAAAALGLKVIGFDPQLTVESAWQLSSDAIAAGSLDELLARADFVTLHVPLNDHTRHLINAARLAKIKPKATLLNFSRAAIVDESAVLAALESGTLHAYVSDFPSRALLNHPRTIVLPHLGASTAEAEDNCAAMVSEQVRDFLENGNIRRSVNFPDVHLPRTEGLRLAIANENVPGMVSQITGILAEHKINIVDFLNKSRGDYAYSLIDINDHIPPPLLARIGSIQGVLAVRVV